The bacterium genome contains a region encoding:
- a CDS encoding transposase → MALEALVGDKTLAEFAARHDVHPNMIAQWKRQAKE, encoded by the coding sequence GTGGCCCTCGAGGCACTGGTGGGCGACAAGACGCTCGCAGAGTTCGCAGCCCGGCACGACGTCCATCCCAACATGATTGCGCAGTGGAAACGCCAGGCGAAGGAGTGA